The following coding sequences lie in one Listeria ivanovii subsp. londoniensis genomic window:
- a CDS encoding DapH/DapD/GlmU-related protein, translating to MEESNLLKKIVDKDILPNSPLFEEIHLVKHANERLITELNTQYHSKESTLDYLQKITGKTIDSTVDISLPFYSDFGKHITFGKNIFINQNVTFVDLGGIVIEDDVLIGPGAMLITANHLMAPAKRRGVRVSPICVKKGAWIGANATILPGITIGENAIIAANSTVTKDVPANMIVAGNPAKPIREVDTN from the coding sequence ATGGAAGAATCAAACTTACTAAAGAAAATAGTTGATAAAGATATTTTACCAAATTCACCTCTTTTTGAAGAAATTCATTTAGTTAAACATGCGAATGAACGACTAATTACGGAGCTTAACACACAGTATCATAGTAAAGAGAGCACATTGGATTATTTGCAAAAAATCACTGGAAAAACAATCGATTCCACAGTAGATATTTCGCTACCATTTTATAGTGATTTTGGAAAGCATATAACTTTTGGAAAAAATATTTTTATTAATCAAAATGTCACTTTTGTAGATTTAGGCGGAATTGTGATTGAAGATGATGTATTAATTGGTCCTGGAGCCATGTTAATAACAGCTAATCATTTAATGGCACCTGCAAAAAGACGCGGAGTCAGAGTATCTCCTATTTGTGTAAAAAAAGGAGCATGGATTGGTGCCAATGCCACTATTTTACCTGGAATAACTATTGGAGAAAATGCTATTATCGCCGCTAATTCCACCGTAACAAAAGATGTCCCTGCTAATATGATTGTTGCAGGAAATCCCGCAAAACCAATTAGAGAAGTGGATACCAATTGA